Proteins from a genomic interval of Helicoverpa zea isolate HzStark_Cry1AcR chromosome 31, ilHelZeax1.1, whole genome shotgun sequence:
- the LOC124644840 gene encoding uncharacterized protein LOC124644840, translating to MNGKVNGTMENPVDTSPKPPDNLQNEKQTASEGCDNATNLCENSNNTEDGNHLDSESSQEGMAHSNAGDLDNDDSNASDSQEHDIQLSTEGPDLPENDNDNSNIIILENNCGNSNESFAESLTNCQVKTDANDENLHKIMVEKNQEAEEARALGKGTTTITRITEITPDEVSDTMLDSEVDSSDEDIFEGEPRAEDTVSINSDSDTYRPVDLSQEDIIKIKNSNIVLLDNEDGSLSQNGNSHDSLSPEVQEIVSDNDDCVVDVEKVVSDSKVQLRRSSRAIKRKRYIDELENGGNDSDNPPPGPVSRKNKPIVINDTKALVEMAARQMKTNQNHSQRKPPTVVIIDINTKPSEKSSSSHKPAGLPISSNLSAQNLYQSIVARGTTVTPVSSKTNATTQSSSQAAQPSILPSLTDDMFVVEAPSFIVPYVYEKPSVKPFREFVDLLGKELDEQKAKEDKELQEQKKDEKKEKDKYVKKEQGDEDAAQSEDEPASGGVDSAEVEEVDAEQVDDKKKKKKDKRRRGEEDDASWDGESSTDSEDEILMSDEENKTIILKDKVDSIGEIKDVADLTADKVCSNKSDNYFDCSLGKFFMNIGLSLVQEYVQSDLLKQQNRKLNREKKSGNSTRATESSIASLSKNIEFSKANNAPYSFPQKKCEFCSFKTESQLALAHHLETPHMKNNVYKCNFCPFEIRSPHDILYHMEAEHNIRGKLERAPAYHQCANCPFEDNGKGKLARHLIPCAKKFKPETNLAPPLEWEPPAKIPKITRSRNSMMGSYQNNLNRGHMGSSQGRQVASFTVSASYRPRTRTPMSVAPRSLPVHGVPILRSGVMVRHNAPASLSSNYPVSNHVRQKSVHQPSISITPLPRQSLPAPVQFPPPQVVNSKSTFVICEICDGYIKDLEQLRNHMQWIHKVKIHPKMIYNRPPLNCQKCQFRFFTDQGLERHLLGSHGLVTSSMQEAANKGKDAGRCPVCGRVYQWKLLNHVARDHNLTLKPAHLSYKCTVCTATFGMYKQFESHVYSAHSVVAKRVMDKSKSAAPPKASESLLKPLKINDEITIIPQPVKAANTPNNNDD from the exons ATGAATGGCAAAGTAAACGGTACTATGGAAAATCCAGTTGATACTTCTCCAAAACCGCCAGACaatttacaaaatgaaaagcAAACTGCTTCTGAAGGCTGTGATAATGCAACAAATCTCTGTGAAAATAGCAATAACACTGAGGACGGTAATCACTTAGACAGTGAAAGCAGTCAAGAGGGAATGGCTCATAGCAACGCGGGGGACTTGGACAATGATGACAGCAACGCCAGTGATAGTCAGGAACATGACATCCAACTGTCAACAGAGGGGCCGGACCTACCTGaaaatgataatgataacaGTAACATCATTATTTTGGAGAATAATTGTGGCAACAGTAATGAATCGTTTGCAGAGTCTCTAACCAATTGTCAAGTGAAGACAGATGCAAATGATGAAAACCTGCACAAAATCATGGTTGAAAAGAACCAAGAGGCTGAAGAAGCAAGGGCCCTTGGTAAAGGTACCACCACTATTACTCGCATCACTGAAATCACACCAGATGAG GTTTCTGATACCATGCTGGATTCAGAAGTAGACTCTTCAGATGAAGATATATTTGAAGGTGAACCAAGAGCTGAAGACACAGTGAGTATCAACTCAGACAGTGATACATACAGGCCAGTTGACCTGTCACAAGAAGacatcattaaaataaaaaatagtaatataGTTTTATTAGACAATGAAGATGGGTCTCTTAGTCAAAATGGGAATTCCCATGATTCACTTAGTCCAGAAGTTCAAGAAATTGTAAGTGATAATGATGACTGTGTTGTGGATGTAGAAAAGGTAGTGAGTGATAGCAAAGTACAACTGCGACGCAGCAGTAGGGCGATAAAGCGTAAAAGATATATTGATGAATTGGAAAATGGTGGTAATGACTCTGATAACCCCCCACCAGGACCAGTAAGTCGCAAGAATAAACCAATTGTTATCAATGATACAAAGGCATTGGTTGAAATGGCAGCCAGGCAGATGAAGACCAATCAGAATCACTCGCAAAGAAAGCCGCCTACTGTTGTAATAATTGACATCAATACCAAGCCGTCTGAAAAATCTTCAAGTTCACATAAGCCTGCTGGGTTGCCAATAAGTTCTAATTTAAGTGCACAAAATCTTTATCAGAGCATTGTGGCTCGAGGCACGACTGTGACGCCAGTGAGCAGCAAGACTAACGCGACCACGCAGAGCTCGAGCCAGGCCGCGCAGCCCTCTATACTGCCTTCACTAACAGACGACATGTTCGTAGTTGAAGCCCCGTCTTTCATAGTACCCTACGTTTACGAAAAACCTTCAGTGAAACCATTCAGGGAGTTTGTAGACTTGTTGGGTAAGGAACTAGATGAACAGAAAGCCAAAGAAGATAAAGAGTTACAGGAAcaaaaaaaagatgaaaaaaaggaaaaagatAAATATGTGAAGAAAGAACAAGGTGACGAAGATGCAGCCCAGTCAGAGGATGAGCCAGCTTCTGGAGGTGTTGATTCAGCTGAGGTTGAGGAAGTTGATGCTGAGCAAGTTGATgacaagaaaaagaagaagaaag ATAAACGAAGGCGTGGTGAGGAAGATGATGCATCTTGGGATGGAGAATCTTCCACAGACTCTGAGGATGAAATCCTGATGAGTGATGAAGAAAATAAGACTATTATTCTTAAAGATAAAGTTGATTCTATAGGAGAGATAAAAGATGTTGCAGATTTAACTGCAGATAAGGTGTGCTCAAACAAATCagataattattttgattgttCCCTCGGAaagttttttatgaatattggcTTAAGTTTGGTGCAAGAATATGTACAAAGTGATTTATTGAAACAACAGAACAGGAAACTAAATAGAGAGAAGAAATCTGGAAATAGTACTAGAGCCACAGAGTCATCTATTGCTTCACttagtaaaaatattgaatttagcAAAGCAAATAATGCACCTTACTCGTTTCCTCAGAAGAAATGCGAATTTTGTAGTTTTAAGACGGAGTCTCAGTTGGCGTTGGCTCATCACTTGGAGACGCCACACATGAAGAATAATGTTTACAAGTGTAACTTCTGTCCGTTTGAGATACGGAGTCCTCATGATATACTATATCACATGGAAGCGGAGCATAATATCAGAGGGAAGTTAGAGAGAGCCCCCGCTTACCACCAGTGCGCCAACTGTCCTTTCGAGGACAACGGCAAAGGAAAATTGGCGCGCCATCTAATTCCTTGTGCCAAGAAATTTAAACCTGAAACGAATTTGGCTCCACCGCTTGAGTGGGAGCCTCCTGCTAAAATACCAAAG ATAACCAGATCCCGCAACAGTATGATGGGTTCTTACCAGAATAACTTGAACCGGGGTCACATGGGCAGTAGTCAGGGGCGTCAGGTGGCTAGCTTTACGGTCAGTGCTTCGTACCGGCCCCGCACTCGCACGCCCATGTCCGTGGCGCCACGATCTCTGCCCGTGCATGGGGTCCCTATATTACGCAGCGGCGTTATGGTCAGGCACAATGCGCCGGCTTCCCTGTCTTCAAATTATCCAGTCTCT AATCACGTAAGACAGAAGTCGGTGCATCAGCCGTCGATTTCCATAACCCCACTGCCTCGGCAGTCGCTGCCCGCGCCAGTGCAGTTCCCGCCCCCACAAGTCGTCAACTCCAAGAGTACCTTCGTCATTTGCGAGATTTGTGACGGCTACATCAAAGATCTCGAGCAGCTACGAAATCACATGCAATGGATACACAAAGTGAAGATCCATCCTAAGATGATCTACAACAGGCCGCCACTTAATTGCCAAAAATGTCAATTTAG GTTTTTCACGGACCAAGGCCTAGAACGACATCTGCTAGGTTCTCACGGCCTTGTCACTAGTTCAATGCAAGAAGCCGCCAATAAAGGCAAGGACGCCGGCAGGTGCCCCGTCTGTGGCAGG GTATACCAATGGAAGTTGCTGAACCACGTGGCCAGAGATCACAACCTTACGTTGAAGCCAGCTCACTTGTCATACAAATGCACGGTTTGTACGGCCACGTTTGGCATGTACAAGCAGTTTGAAAGTCACGTGTATTCTGCTCACAGCGTGGTCGCCAAGCGAGTCATGGACAAAAGCAAGAGTGCGGCCCCACCTAAGGCTAGCGAATCGCTCCTGAAGCCATTGAAAATTAATGACGAGATTACAATTATACCGCAGCCCGTGAAAGCGGCTAATACTCCcaataataatgatgattaa
- the LOC124645162 gene encoding uncharacterized protein LOC124645162: MWWLVVLCQVLLFAEGMHILPDRQFGPSTEVSCIDYATFNKDRIGRMLKEGWRSQSPVLRKIFKRSAEWPVQFSLDMHPMARRMDNILDNIIPKSEHLMKEHAKLVQDINSLRQVVFITPFVEENKDYDDSIFHEIIETSPSSTSRPSSLRPFMSSTRSPISSTKGSSIPIILLGGASQRQVVKSQPINFAKPTVSLIGTTISPLIKHPYPFVMHTPQRKPIKICMSSVPSMFPSTKRPPTFWDRLIDYFIPSRSLGR, from the exons ATGTGGTGGTTGGTGGTGCTGTGCCAAGTCTTGCTCTTCGCTGAGGGCATGCACATACTGCCCGACCGGCAATTCGGGCCTTCTACGGAG gtAAGCTGCATCGACTATGCAACATTCAACAAAGACAGAATCGGTAGAATGCTCAAAGAAG GATGGCGTTCCCAGAGCCCAGTGTTACGAAAGATCTTCAAACGTTCGGCTGAATGGCCGGTTCAGTTCTCGCTCGACATGCACCCAATGGCACGACGGATGGATAACATTCTTGACAACATAATACCCAAAAGCGAACATTTGATGAAGGAACACGCTAAGTTAGTGCAGGATATAAACAGTTTGCGTCAGGTGGTGTTCATCACACCGTTCGTTGAAGAGAACAAGGATTATGACGACTCGatttttcatgaaattattGAGACTTCACCTAGTTCGACGTCGAGGCCGTCATCGCTGAGGCCTTTCATGAGTTCCACGAGGTCGCCGATCAGTTCCACTAAAGGAAGCTCGATACCGATCATACTGCTGGGGGGTGCGAGTCAGCGACAGGTAGTCAAGAGTCAGCCCATCAACTTTGCTAAGCCTACGGTCAGTCTGATCGGAACCACCATTTCCCCGCTCATCAAACATCCCTATCCTTTCGTCATGCACACGCCTCAGAGGAAGCCAATTAAAATTTGTATGTCGTCTGTCCCTTCAATGTTCCCGTCAACAAAACGACCGCCTACTTTTTGGGACAGACTGATAGACTACTTTATACCTAGCCGTAGTTTAGGTAGGTAG